From the genome of Malus sylvestris chromosome 13, drMalSylv7.2, whole genome shotgun sequence:
ATCCTCATAGCATTAGCTTCTATACACAATTTAGTAGTtcatcaaatggatgttaaaacaacatttttgaatggagatttagatgaagaaatttacATGGAGCAGCCCGAAGGATTTATAATGAAAGGTCAAGAACATAAAGTGTGTAAGTTGGCTAAATCGTTACATGGGCTCAAGCAAGCTCCTAAGCATTGGCATGAGAAGTTTGATAAAGTCATTTCAGAATATGATTTTGAAATTAATGAGCATGAAAAGTGTGTCTACTACAAGGAATGCAATGGACAATGTATTATTTTATGTCTTTACGTCGATGATATATTATTATTTGGAACAAGTTTGGAAATTGTGAAAGATGTTAAGTCTTATCTATCAAAGATATTTGACATGAAAGATCTAGGAGAAGCCAATATTATTTTAGGAATGAAAGTAGAAAGAACACAAGCAGGTTTTATTATAAACCAATCTAGTTCAATTGAGAAAATACTTAAGAAGTTCAACCTTTTCAATTGCAATCTTGTCTTGATACCATATGAACCAAGTGTGTGCTTACTTAAAAATAGTGGTGAACCCGTGTGTCAACTCTAGTATTCTCAAATGATTGGGTCTTTGATGTATATAGCAAATAAAATTAGACCTGATATAGCTTATGCGGTTGGAAGGCTAAGTAGATACACTCATACTCCAAGTAAAGAACACTGTAATGCTTTAAGGTGAGTATTTAAGTATCTAAAAGGAACTATGGATTATTCTATACACTATAAAGGATTTCCTTATGTTGTAGAAGGGTACAGTGATGCAAATTGGATCACTAATAGCTCTAAAGTGAAATCTACTTCAGGTTATGTATTTTTATTGGGAGGAGCAACTATATCTTGGGGATCTAAGAAACAAACAATAATTTCTAGATGTACAATGGAATATGAACTCATAGCTCTTGATACTGCATGTATAGAGGCTTTTTGCTTGATATCCCTTTGGTGAGCAAGCCTATACTTGCCATCTCCATACATTGTGATAATAAGATCGTGATAGATTTAGTGAGGTAGACACAtacaaataagaaattaaatagacATATTAATGTTAGATACAAATATGTGAGAAGCTTGTTAAATAAAGAAGTTGTTTCTTTGGACTATGCGAAGTCGAAAAAGAACATTGCAGATCAATTGACCAAAGGTCTATCTAGGAATGGAGTCCTAGATTTGTCGAGGGGGATAGGCTTAAACCCATAAGGAAGTCACCTAGGGAAGAAGCTCAACCTTTGTGATTGAAGATCCCATGAAGAAGGTTCAATAGGTAGAAACAATCCATATTGTGTGACCTATATTCCAGCACTCTAAAATAGGAGATTTGAAATAAAATCCCCTACGCATCCCTATGACAATTGTGCTGATGATATGTGATGTTAAGGAAGGACATTGTCCTGAATGAGTTCCAAGGCAGGCAATCTCCTGCAAAGTACATGTCACATGTACTCTTGGAGGACTCACCTAAGTGAGAGTACTCGTGAGGCTGCGACTGTGATAATTGGGTTGTTCTCTAAAAACACTCATGAGAATCAAGATTAAGTGCATGACCATTAATAGCGCTAACCCACCCCAAGTTTTTTATCAATACTATGCGTgtcaaatgttgtaatatgACTTAGTTCACTATGATTCATTCAAatgaaaattatgaatactaagtgtaggttcaagtccaaaagacacctacACCcattgcatggtatacaaattgcccaaacttccgttTCTTCATTTGTGTCTATTTTATTCCTCATAGAGTTTTGAATATTGTGGGGGATTGTtggttattttaaattttttaattatattttattttaaagattcaaaacttattattattttattttatttatttttaatatttaagagtTGTGTTTTATCTGAAGAGTCATAATCCTTTTCTAAAAGGGTATGAGAAATCCTTTACATAAGAAACCTCAGACAGAAAATAATATACGCTAAAACCTTTTTTGTCTTCCTCAGTTCTCACATCTTTGTCAGTCAATTTACATTTCTACTTTATAATTTTTGGGCAATTGATCACTACTTGGCAATCCGGCCTGTCGTTGGCGTGCATAACAGATCAAACATCCTGTGAGGCTTTGGGTTTTATCTTGGAGTTGTAGGCACCGCCTTAACCTGCACGTAGGGAGGTGTCTATGGCTTTAGGGCAGCGACGTCACGCCTCTCTTTGGTTCACAGGCCATATATTCTTATTCCTttttcctaatttaattttaataagtCTGATAGTGATTATACATTTGATTTGTTATATTTGATCATATAAATAGTTGGTATATTTCTGCAATATATTTcacattactttagtctaaagaaggCTTTTCAATTGCACTGTACCAATGAACAGTTTTTGGAGCCgaatttcactttatttacGAGGCTGCCACTGACTCTCTCCACCGCTGATCTTCATGCCGCATGTTGATGATCGTGGAAAGGCAAGGTGCGATGGTCATTTTAGTCTAGGGTTTCGAACGGAGTGCGTGGGTTCGAGActttcatttcctttctaaAGCTGCAGTGGTACTCGGTGACACCATGCTGtcgggggagagagagagtgagcgagcagagagagaagagagggagggagggagggagagagagatagggatTTGGTGAGAGGAAGGCATGCAGCTTGCAGGCAGACAGAGTCACAGGGCGTGTATGATTCGAGGGAGAGAAATAGAGGGGATTGAGTGGTGATGCTCGATttgggaagagaaagagagagagagagagagggagagagcgaTTTTGGGGTTAGGCGAACTCCTTGACAGCTTGCAGCTCCATGCTCCGTCTCCAGATTCGTTGCATGTACCAGCCGAAATGGCTAGGGCCCTGTGACTAGGGATTGCAGAGGTACAGAGAGAGGGGGAGTGGGTGGGAGTTGGGATGGCGGTCGAGTTCAAGTCTGGCTTGGGCGACGCCTGGTACGACGTCCTGATAGTGAAGGACAGCTGTGATCGACTGAGAGTGAAGTTCGTCGGCTTCGGCGACGACCATGATGAGGATTATGAAGGTGAGCGAGTTCAGGCGGAGGTTCAGGTAGGTGTCCGTACAAGTTCAGGACACGGAGTGCATCTCTGCCTCCACTAATACGGCGCCGTTTTctcagcaccaccaccaccaaagtCTCAAAGAAATGGGCCGTGAAGGAAGTGACGAAGTCCAATTTTCCCGAGTTCCTGGAGGAGTTCAAGAACCACGTGTCCACTTCCGACTTCGTGCCCATCTCGCTTCGACACCGCCGACAAGTCGTATTGCAAGGCTAACTACATCGCCGAGCGGTTCTACCTTCTCCAGTTTGCCGCCTGCTCTTTCACTCTCAGAGCCTCCAAGCTTAGCCCTTAACCTTCCGTACATTCTCACTATGCCTATACATacacatataaatttatatgtatGCATCTATAGAATGTGATTTGATGATGTGTGTTTGCTGATTTTGGTGCAGATACAACTTCATACTGTTCCCAGGGGATGTATTGAAGATGGGGATGCCAACTTATAGCTTTTCAGTTCAAACATCACATTTGACTTCCATGGCGGAAGAAGGTTTTGATTTCAATGCCTGCATATATAATGGTAAGTCTCCCCtgtgaagttttggtgtttAATTTCACTCCCCAATTTCTAATTTTGTGGAATATGATTTTACCCAAGTTAACATTTTTACGAAAACTAGAGAAGTTACATCAGTTAAGAAATTGTCTTGATGAATTTGGGAAAGTGTAATTTGGGATTCTGCAAGTTTGTAACTTTTGATGTTGTTatgatattttgtgttttttttccttcacgGCAGCTATGTTGGTCTCTCCTCACCTCTCCTTTTTGGTGCAGAAGCGTGGATTACATTCTGCAGATTTGATTTCATTCCTGGTGGaacttagttttcatgttaATGGCGAGGTATTAGTTATATGCTCTTTATACATGACTATTCTCTTGCAGTAGCATATGCTTTATTGAATTCCCCCATATTTTTTTTGGCTTATTGTTATTTCCGACTAAAATATGAATAGTGCTGCAGTAAATGTTGCCATAAGAACTTTTCATAGTATtcacttttttatttcttttgtagaAAAGTGTTTTCTTCCATATGGAAAGTTTCTACCTGGAATTAATCTCTCACCTCAGGTTAAGGTCTGTACTGAATCTTGATGCTTTGGAACATTTCTTTTAGTTGTAAATAAGAAGTGTGTTAAATGTTTATGAGTGTTGTATTGATGTGCAGGCACTGAAGGCAATGTTGTCTCCTGATTTCAGCCTTTGTCTCTGCTTAATTCCAGAAAGAGTGGTATAGTTCTCTCATTTGCTTTCCTCTTTCAGTTTATTACATACTCGGTTACAATTTCTATATTTTCTTTCACTTGGGTGACCGGGGTTTCAAATAGGTTGTGCACTCTGTGTGTGCGAGCCAGAATTGTAGTATGGTTTTCAAGTTGCGTGTTTATTCATGTCTCATTAGTTTCTGGTTCTCTCTTTTATCATCTCGACAAATTTCGttatcaaaatttgagatatttttggatgtTGAATGTTTTTCAATGTTGGCCAACGAAGGTTATTCAGCTAATTCCCTCTGTTGTTTACTCTAATTCTTTATTAACAAATGGATGAGCAGTTTAAGACACTAATTGTTTTATCTCACTACTTGGAATTATGTTTGTCTCTGTATCCAAACATTTGACATGTTGTTAGTTTAGGTCATAGGAAATCATAGCCACGCACCTTACCAGCAacaaataattttcattttaatggaaagggcttcaaaactttgcattttaataaaaaaaaccaactaataactttatttaacgataagaacaaaaagaaaaaaacataaaatataaacatgtgTGCCcagttaagtttcataaacagtgtagtactgTTCCTCTGTCATCTTCTTTGCTgaggatttattttgaacctCGCGGAATCAAAAAGACAACTTTAGAGCtgaagtttgattttttttctatttagtAGTGAATTTGTCGCACGGTGGAAATATGTGGAATGATATTTTTGCCTTTCAATTCTAATTGGCAATATGCTACGAATTTAATCTCAGGTTGCATTGTTTTTGTTATTATGTATATTCTTGATTCGTGATTGTAGATGAAGATGGTTGATATTGATATACACTATCTATCTGTATTTGGTTTTCCGTTTATTTAATTTGGATCGGGTTTTGGAAAATTATCTTTGGTTGCTGCATCGGCGGCTCAGTTGGCTTGCAAGTGTAGTCCAGGCAGGCACAAAAGAGATCACTACTTAGGTATTTTTCTATCCATTCTTAAATTTGTTAGATGCTAGACGATTGCTTTGCTACTGCCAGGCATTTATATTGGATATGAGATAGGTGGAGTATTCTGAATTTGGACACATTATGCTAATGGTGTCATTAATGTAATCCCATCTTTTGGACACATTATGCTAATGGTAATCTCATCATGCTTAATTACCATTCTTTCTTCATGTCATTATATTCAAAGCATTACCATATTAGATAGGTGGTGTTAGCACATAATCCCATATGTATCTTAGACTGTACTATTAATATCATGATCTGAACATAAGGGATTAGCACAGTAATCATACTCGGTAATCATGTTATGCCTGACATCAAGGCATGCACTATTAACTTCCAATGGTTAACGAATTGGGTTTTCTGGAGTTTAAGTTCTTGGATCAATTTGAGATTTCAAATGAACCTCTGACCTACTAACCTTGATAGAGGGGCAGAGTATGAAGAAAATTGTGGGCAATGACTGTCTAATTCTTTCACATGAATTAGCATATTTCATTCCCTTAAAATTAAAggcaaactaatgaaaagggcttgaaaactttgagttttaa
Proteins encoded in this window:
- the LOC126596966 gene encoding uncharacterized protein LOC126596966 isoform X2, yielding MGREGSDEVQFSRVPGGVQEPRVHFRLRAHLASTPPTSRIARLTTSPSGSTFSSLPPALSLSEPPSLALNLPYNFILFPGDVLKMGMPTYSFSVQTSHLTSMAEEGFDFNACIYNEAWITFCRFDFIPGGT
- the LOC126596966 gene encoding uncharacterized protein LOC126596966 isoform X1 gives rise to the protein MGREGSDEVQFSRVPGGVQEPRVHFRLRAHLASTPPTSRIARLTTSPSGSTFSSLPPALSLSEPPSLALNLPYNFILFPGDVLKMGMPTYSFSVQTSHLTSMAEEGFDFNACIYNAMLVSPHLSFLVQKRGLHSADLISFLVELSFHVNGEVLVICSLYMTILLQ